In the genome of Shewanella glacialimarina, one region contains:
- a CDS encoding LacI family DNA-binding transcriptional regulator — MPDSKHWTLKSIAKELGVSNATVSNAFNRPDQLSEKRRIDILAACNELGYFGPNKAAQSLRRGKFDTVALVLSDSIEYMVSDPVASKFMKGVAAVFEQHKINLLLFSGSSDNVNGVNDFVDGFICYGRPRNRLLAEQLKKIRKKVVTVDFNIHRSASVSIDNKAGAYEVAKLAIQSEQDQVAILGLRLLDTHLTCRVYDIHSMEIDTSVAHQRLQGYLDAIGDTGVKLGDDRIWNIPESNADFAAIAAKEALNCVPRPNVFLCMSDLIALSLMREAIQQGLRIPEDIRVVGFDGIDEGSRAIPPLTTVFQHSEQKGRKAAEMFIADAHHAEVLGYELSRGGSC, encoded by the coding sequence ATGCCAGACTCCAAGCATTGGACCTTAAAAAGTATTGCCAAAGAATTAGGTGTGTCGAATGCGACGGTATCTAATGCGTTTAATCGTCCAGATCAGCTGTCGGAAAAACGCCGTATAGACATTCTAGCTGCCTGTAACGAGTTAGGATATTTTGGACCCAATAAAGCAGCGCAATCTTTAAGGCGTGGCAAATTCGATACAGTAGCATTAGTGTTGTCGGACAGTATTGAATACATGGTGTCTGATCCCGTGGCCAGTAAGTTTATGAAAGGCGTTGCGGCAGTTTTTGAGCAACATAAAATTAATTTACTGTTGTTTTCTGGCAGTTCTGACAATGTGAATGGCGTAAATGATTTTGTCGATGGTTTTATTTGTTATGGCCGTCCTCGCAACCGTTTATTGGCCGAGCAATTAAAAAAAATCCGTAAAAAAGTGGTGACGGTCGACTTTAATATTCATCGTAGTGCTTCGGTGAGTATCGATAATAAAGCCGGTGCCTATGAAGTGGCTAAATTGGCAATTCAATCTGAGCAAGATCAGGTCGCAATTCTTGGATTACGCTTGCTCGACACTCACTTAACCTGCCGCGTGTATGATATTCATTCTATGGAAATCGACACTTCAGTAGCACATCAGCGTTTGCAAGGCTATTTGGATGCCATTGGTGATACTGGGGTTAAGCTTGGTGATGATCGCATTTGGAATATTCCTGAAAGTAATGCCGACTTTGCTGCTATAGCAGCCAAAGAAGCGCTTAATTGTGTACCGCGTCCGAATGTATTTTTGTGCATGAGTGACCTCATTGCCTTGAGTTTAATGCGCGAGGCAATCCAACAAGGTTTGCGGATCCCTGAAGATATTCGAGTGGTGGGTTTTGATGGTATTGATGAAGGCTCACGAGCTATCCCGCCGCTGACAACAGTGTTCCAGCATTCAGAACAAAAAGGTCGTAAAGCCGCAGAAATGTTTATTGCTGATGCCCATCATGCTGAAGTGTTAGGTTATGAACTTTCTCGTGGTGGTAGTTGTTGA
- a CDS encoding TonB-dependent receptor domain-containing protein: MIKSTSKKFVLSTLAVMVSSSLWAADTVETKKDAIGLERIVVTGVARGTRVMDSSVSVSSVSPEDLAISSPRSSAEAFRIIPGMKVESTGGEGNANIAVRGLPVASGGAKFLQIQEDGLPILQFGDIAFGNADIFLRIDSTTQTIESIRGGSASTAASNAPGGIINVISKTGTSDAGSISSTVGLDYDTLRTDFEYGASINDSMRFHIGGFVRTGDGPRDPGYTANKGGQIKANLTKEFDSGYVRLYFKHLDDKSIGYLPMPMYSDGSSIPGFDAQSDTVHSANMLSTLRLDADGNISRGDMRDGMNPIVNSVGLEASFDLGDDWLVENRFRISDVSGNFMSLMPAEVANSSSIADSIGGSGSSLIYANGAKAGQAFDSDLAMRVHSFDVTMNDFGSIVNDMKLTKTFDDSNVTFGFYTATQNINMTWMWNSYLMEVQGDNAALLDVVGADGSEYSDNGLYAYGVPYWGNCCQRNYDSDYTIKAPYIAASSKFGDLSLDGSVRYDSGDASGYYAGNVQSQVDMNRDGVISQPELSVSSIDNANPQLVNYDWGYLSYSLGANYQVSEDLAAFGRISHGGRANADRLLFGKVNADGSVSDEDSVDEVDQYEVGVKYRYDSVSLFATAFYSETEEQNFEATSQIFFDRKYEAKGIELEGAYYVGDFDFRGNVTWTDAEIVKDALNPSVIGNTPRRQADFIYSLMGRYNFDKGSVGVNLIGTTESYAQDNNDLSFDGYTQVNAFASYQLTNALSVALNVNNLFDTVGITEAEEGSVPDNNIIRARTINGRTTSATVKYEF, from the coding sequence ATGATAAAAAGCACATCTAAGAAATTTGTATTAAGTACGCTAGCTGTGATGGTCAGTTCAAGCTTGTGGGCTGCTGACACTGTGGAAACTAAAAAAGACGCCATTGGTCTTGAGCGCATTGTGGTAACGGGTGTCGCACGTGGTACACGTGTAATGGACTCGAGCGTGTCAGTGAGCAGTGTGTCACCAGAAGATTTAGCAATTAGCTCACCTCGTTCATCAGCCGAAGCGTTCCGTATTATTCCGGGCATGAAGGTTGAATCGACCGGTGGTGAAGGTAACGCCAACATTGCAGTACGTGGTTTACCTGTTGCCTCTGGTGGAGCTAAATTCTTACAAATTCAAGAAGATGGTTTACCTATTTTACAGTTTGGTGATATTGCATTTGGTAATGCGGATATTTTCTTACGTATTGATTCTACAACACAAACTATTGAATCAATCCGTGGTGGTTCAGCCTCAACAGCTGCCAGTAACGCACCAGGCGGTATTATTAACGTCATTAGTAAAACGGGCACCAGTGATGCTGGCAGTATTTCGTCTACTGTGGGTCTTGATTACGATACTTTGCGTACTGATTTTGAATATGGCGCAAGCATTAATGACTCTATGCGTTTTCATATTGGTGGTTTTGTACGTACCGGTGATGGTCCGCGTGATCCTGGTTACACCGCGAACAAGGGTGGCCAAATTAAAGCTAACTTAACCAAAGAATTTGATTCTGGTTATGTGCGTTTGTATTTCAAACATTTAGACGACAAAAGTATTGGCTACTTACCGATGCCAATGTATTCAGATGGCAGTTCAATACCTGGATTTGATGCCCAATCTGATACGGTTCATTCGGCTAACATGTTATCAACCCTGCGCTTAGATGCTGACGGCAATATCAGCCGTGGTGATATGCGTGATGGTATGAATCCGATTGTGAATTCAGTTGGACTAGAAGCTTCATTTGATTTAGGCGATGACTGGTTAGTTGAAAACCGTTTCCGCATCTCGGATGTTAGCGGTAATTTTATGTCGTTAATGCCTGCTGAAGTGGCTAACAGCTCGAGTATTGCTGACAGTATTGGTGGCAGCGGATCATCACTGATTTATGCTAATGGTGCCAAAGCGGGTCAAGCATTTGATAGTGATTTAGCTATGCGCGTACACAGTTTTGATGTGACCATGAATGACTTTGGTTCTATCGTCAATGACATGAAATTAACCAAAACGTTTGATGATTCTAATGTCACTTTTGGTTTTTATACTGCCACGCAAAATATCAATATGACTTGGATGTGGAACTCTTATTTGATGGAAGTGCAAGGCGATAATGCGGCACTTTTAGATGTGGTCGGTGCCGATGGCTCTGAGTACTCAGATAATGGTTTATACGCTTATGGCGTGCCTTACTGGGGCAATTGCTGTCAACGTAACTATGATTCAGACTACACTATTAAAGCACCGTATATTGCTGCGTCATCTAAGTTCGGCGATTTATCATTAGACGGTAGCGTGCGCTATGACTCTGGCGATGCCAGTGGTTACTATGCGGGTAATGTGCAATCACAAGTGGATATGAACCGTGATGGGGTGATTTCTCAGCCTGAGCTAAGTGTGTCGTCAATTGATAATGCTAACCCACAACTAGTGAATTATGACTGGGGTTACCTATCATATTCATTAGGTGCTAACTATCAAGTATCTGAAGATTTAGCCGCATTTGGTCGTATCAGTCATGGTGGTCGTGCCAATGCTGACCGTTTGTTGTTTGGTAAAGTGAATGCTGATGGTTCAGTTTCTGACGAAGACTCTGTGGATGAAGTAGACCAGTACGAAGTGGGTGTGAAGTATCGTTACGATAGCGTGTCGCTATTTGCCACGGCGTTTTACTCTGAAACAGAAGAGCAAAACTTTGAAGCCACTAGCCAAATATTCTTTGACCGTAAATATGAAGCCAAAGGGATTGAGTTAGAAGGTGCTTATTATGTTGGTGATTTCGATTTTCGCGGTAACGTAACCTGGACCGATGCTGAAATTGTTAAAGATGCCCTTAATCCAAGTGTAATTGGCAACACACCTCGTCGCCAAGCTGATTTTATTTACTCGCTAATGGGCCGTTATAACTTTGATAAAGGCTCTGTTGGGGTCAATTTGATTGGTACCACTGAGTCTTATGCTCAAGATAATAATGACCTAAGTTTTGATGGTTATACTCAAGTCAATGCGTTTGCATCTTACCAGTTAACCAATGCGTTATCCGTCGCGCTTAACGTCAATAACTTGTTTGATACTGTGGGTATTACCGAAGCTGAAGAAGGTTCTGTACCCGATAACAATATCATTCGTGCCAGAACCATTAACGGTCGTACAACCAGCGCCACGGTTAAGTACGAGTTTTAA
- a CDS encoding C40 family peptidase: MKKLSLISLSVLLSACATQVPVTVVKPPPKPVIVKAEPRLPKWSEPNLLAYHQDWAGTPYRLGGMSKQGVDCSGFVYLAYLDIVGEKLPRSVNAQRVLGKEVPREALEVGDLVFFKTGKSARHVGIYMGDARFLHASTQKGVKISSLNNVYWKPRFWFAKRLKSTTFEQNMSLARLVEHAQQQDHL, from the coding sequence ATAAAGAAATTATCGCTTATTAGCTTGTCGGTATTACTGAGTGCTTGTGCCACTCAGGTTCCCGTAACAGTTGTTAAGCCTCCACCAAAGCCTGTGATTGTAAAGGCTGAGCCAAGATTACCTAAGTGGAGTGAGCCTAATTTATTAGCTTACCATCAGGATTGGGCGGGAACGCCTTATCGATTAGGTGGTATGAGTAAACAAGGTGTTGATTGCTCTGGTTTTGTGTACTTAGCTTATCTTGACATAGTGGGTGAAAAGTTACCTCGCTCTGTCAATGCGCAACGTGTATTAGGTAAAGAAGTCCCACGTGAAGCCTTAGAAGTGGGCGATTTAGTATTTTTTAAAACCGGTAAAAGCGCCCGTCATGTGGGCATTTACATGGGAGATGCCAGGTTTTTACATGCATCAACCCAAAAAGGGGTTAAGATTTCGAGTTTAAATAACGTGTATTGGAAACCGAGATTTTGGTTTGCTAAACGCTTAAAAAGTACTACGTTTGAGCAAAATATGTCTTTAGCCAGGCTGGTCGAACATGCTCAACAGCAAGATCATTTATAA
- a CDS encoding efflux RND transporter permease subunit, which translates to MLSQFFIKRPIFAAVLSLLFFISGALAVWQLPITEYPEVVPPTVVVTASYPGANPKVIAETVASPLEQEINGVENMLYMSSQATSDGRMTLTVTFAIGSDVDLAQSQVQSRVERAKPRLPQTVQRLGIVTEKSSPDLTMVVHLTSPDNRYDMLYLSNYAVLKVKDELARIEGVGAVRVFGAGDYSMRVWLDPNKVAAIGLSPNDVVAAIREQNQQAAAGSLGAQPSGDSDFQLLINVKGRLANVEEFEQIIVKVGEQGQITRLKDVARVELGASTYALRSMLDNQDAAALPVFQASGSNAIQISDDVRLKMAELSKSFPDGLAYDIVYDPTVFVRGSIKAVVQTLLEALLLVVLVVVLFLQTWRASIIPLVAVPVSLVGTFAFMHLMGFSLNALSLFGLVLAIGIVVDDAIVVVENVERNISDGLSPVAATQKAMKEVTGPIVATTLVLAAVFIPTAFMSGLTGQFYKQFALTITISTFISAINSLTLSPALSALLLKGHHEKKDALTRGMDKLLGGWLFNPFNRLFARMSNGYGWLVKKIIRFGAVVGILYIGLVGLTGLQFANTPTGYVPGQDKQYLIAFAQLPDAASLDRTEAVVKEMSRIALAQPGVAHAVAFPGLSINGFTNSTNSAIVFTPLDSFDDRSDPSLSAGAIAAALNQKFAAIDGAFIAIFPPPPVQGLGTIGGFRLQIQDRANYGYEELYKVTMQVMQKAWATPELAGVFSSYQVNVPQLEVNIDRTKAKQQSVSLDELFSTLQGYMGSVYANDFNQFGRTYQVNVQADEQFRQTPEQIAQLKVRNNQGEMVPIGSFINVTNSSGPDRVMHYNGFTTAELNGGAAPGFSSGEAQAAIEKILAETLPNGMTYEWTEITYQQILAGNAGAYIYPLIILLVFMVLAAQYESLSLPLAIILIIPMTLLSALTGVLIYGGDNNIFTQIGLIVLVGLATKNAILIVEFAKELQDEGMEALEAILEAGRLRLRPILMTSIAFIMGVVPMVFSSGPGSEMRQAMGVAVFSGMIGVTIFGLILTPLFYYALAKRGKNKTELAESSITQD; encoded by the coding sequence ATGTTATCGCAATTTTTTATTAAAAGACCGATTTTTGCCGCGGTTTTATCGTTGCTATTTTTTATTTCGGGCGCACTTGCTGTTTGGCAATTACCGATCACCGAATACCCTGAAGTAGTTCCACCAACGGTAGTGGTGACTGCAAGCTATCCCGGTGCCAACCCAAAAGTTATCGCTGAAACAGTCGCCTCCCCACTAGAGCAAGAAATCAACGGTGTTGAGAACATGCTATACATGTCATCTCAGGCCACATCTGATGGCCGTATGACATTAACCGTCACCTTTGCCATTGGTAGCGACGTTGATTTAGCCCAGTCTCAAGTACAAAGCCGAGTTGAGCGAGCTAAACCACGTTTACCGCAAACAGTGCAAAGGTTAGGTATTGTCACCGAAAAGTCATCACCTGACTTAACTATGGTGGTGCATTTAACCTCTCCAGATAATCGTTATGACATGTTGTATCTGTCTAACTATGCGGTGTTAAAAGTAAAAGATGAGCTCGCGCGTATTGAAGGCGTAGGCGCTGTGCGGGTATTTGGCGCGGGCGACTACAGCATGCGTGTCTGGCTAGACCCTAACAAAGTGGCAGCGATTGGTTTATCACCGAATGATGTCGTGGCCGCTATACGTGAGCAAAACCAACAAGCAGCAGCCGGCAGTTTAGGCGCGCAGCCCAGTGGCGATAGCGATTTCCAGCTACTTATCAATGTTAAGGGCCGTTTAGCCAACGTTGAAGAGTTTGAACAAATCATTGTTAAGGTAGGCGAACAAGGTCAAATCACCCGCTTAAAAGATGTGGCTCGGGTTGAATTAGGCGCATCGACTTATGCACTGCGTTCAATGCTAGACAATCAAGACGCTGCGGCATTGCCTGTTTTTCAAGCTTCTGGATCTAATGCGATTCAAATATCTGATGATGTTCGCCTTAAAATGGCAGAACTGTCTAAGTCATTCCCAGACGGCTTAGCATATGACATCGTCTACGACCCTACTGTATTCGTGCGCGGTTCAATTAAAGCCGTGGTACAAACATTACTTGAAGCCTTGTTGCTGGTAGTACTTGTTGTTGTGCTATTTTTACAAACCTGGCGTGCATCCATTATTCCATTAGTGGCGGTTCCGGTATCGCTTGTGGGTACTTTTGCCTTTATGCACCTAATGGGCTTCTCACTGAATGCCTTATCATTGTTTGGCTTAGTGCTGGCGATTGGTATCGTGGTCGATGATGCTATTGTGGTGGTTGAAAACGTTGAACGAAATATTTCTGATGGTTTATCACCTGTTGCTGCCACCCAAAAGGCAATGAAAGAAGTGACCGGTCCCATTGTTGCTACCACATTGGTACTGGCGGCGGTATTTATTCCAACCGCCTTTATGTCAGGTTTAACCGGACAGTTTTATAAGCAGTTTGCACTAACCATTACCATTTCAACCTTTATTTCGGCGATTAACTCGTTAACCCTTAGCCCTGCGCTATCGGCATTATTGCTAAAAGGACATCACGAGAAAAAAGACGCACTTACCCGCGGCATGGATAAGCTATTAGGCGGCTGGTTATTCAATCCGTTTAATCGCCTGTTTGCACGTATGTCTAATGGTTACGGTTGGTTAGTTAAAAAAATCATCCGCTTCGGTGCTGTTGTTGGCATTCTATATATTGGTTTAGTGGGCTTAACTGGCTTACAGTTTGCTAATACCCCTACCGGATATGTACCAGGCCAGGATAAACAGTATCTTATTGCTTTTGCTCAGCTGCCTGACGCCGCATCGTTAGACCGCACTGAAGCCGTGGTTAAAGAAATGTCGCGTATTGCCTTAGCACAACCAGGTGTCGCCCATGCTGTCGCCTTTCCAGGTTTAAGCATTAACGGCTTTACCAACAGTACTAACAGCGCGATTGTATTTACCCCATTAGATAGCTTTGATGACCGCAGCGATCCATCATTATCAGCAGGTGCTATTGCAGCGGCGTTAAATCAAAAATTTGCAGCCATTGACGGCGCATTTATTGCTATTTTCCCACCACCGCCAGTACAAGGCTTAGGCACCATTGGTGGCTTTAGATTACAAATTCAAGACCGCGCTAACTACGGTTACGAAGAGTTGTATAAAGTGACCATGCAAGTGATGCAAAAAGCATGGGCAACGCCAGAACTAGCAGGAGTGTTCTCGAGTTATCAAGTCAATGTGCCACAACTTGAAGTGAACATCGATCGCACCAAAGCCAAACAGCAATCGGTGTCGTTAGACGAATTGTTCTCTACCCTGCAGGGATACATGGGTTCGGTTTACGCCAACGACTTCAACCAATTTGGCCGCACTTATCAAGTGAACGTACAAGCAGATGAGCAGTTTAGACAAACGCCTGAACAAATCGCCCAACTTAAAGTACGTAACAACCAAGGTGAAATGGTGCCTATTGGATCGTTTATTAATGTCACCAATTCATCTGGTCCAGACCGAGTGATGCATTACAACGGGTTTACCACAGCCGAGCTTAACGGCGGTGCTGCACCAGGGTTTAGTAGCGGTGAGGCGCAAGCTGCCATTGAAAAGATTTTAGCGGAAACCTTACCTAATGGCATGACCTACGAGTGGACTGAGATCACCTACCAACAGATCCTCGCAGGTAATGCTGGCGCGTATATTTATCCATTAATTATCTTATTAGTGTTTATGGTATTAGCGGCGCAATATGAAAGTTTAAGCTTACCTTTAGCCATCATTCTCATTATTCCCATGACGCTGTTGTCGGCATTAACAGGGGTGCTTATCTACGGTGGAGATAACAATATTTTTACCCAGATTGGGTTAATTGTCCTAGTAGGGCTAGCAACCAAAAATGCCATCCTCATTGTTGAGTTTGCCAAAGAGTTACAAGATGAGGGCATGGAAGCATTAGAAGCCATACTTGAAGCGGGCCGTTTACGTTTAAGGCCTATTTTAATGACCTCGATAGCCTTCATTATGGGCGTGGTACCTATGGTTTTTTCTAGCGGACCTGGTTCAGAAATGCGTCAAGCAATGGGTGTTGCGGTATTCTCTGGCATGATTGGGGTAACTATTTTTGGCCTTATCTTAACGCCACTGTTTTATTATGCGCTCGCAAAACGTGGCAAAAATAAAACCGAATTAGCTGAATCAAGCATAACCCAAGATTAA
- a CDS encoding carbohydrate kinase family protein: MSTLLSFGEVLIDLLPVGHSGLVHEPIPGGAPANVAVGYAKLGGKSLFAGGISADDHGQLLTNTLVEQGVDVSCLALIPDAATATVLVSLDSQGERSFSFNRQNTADMLYREADFDAIDWSKIDIFHLCSNTFTEKAIFNVSLYGAKKAHKEQALVSFDVNLRLSLWQDTRLLSARVEQCFRYTHVLKMSKEEALYLAQERGASFDEYLAFCIGQGVRLILVTNGPESILCHSAEFSFELPVPKIVATDTTAAGDSFVAGFLYELGSDEGYLAPELLVQKLLNRVKVQTAAEFAIKCGAITCAKKGAFPALPVWSQVQ, from the coding sequence ATGAGTACATTATTGAGTTTTGGTGAAGTATTAATTGATTTACTTCCGGTGGGCCATTCTGGTTTGGTTCACGAGCCTATCCCTGGCGGCGCGCCTGCCAATGTCGCTGTGGGTTACGCTAAATTAGGTGGTAAGAGTCTTTTTGCTGGTGGCATTAGTGCTGACGATCATGGCCAGTTGTTAACAAATACACTGGTAGAACAAGGTGTTGATGTTAGTTGTTTAGCATTAATACCAGATGCTGCTACTGCCACAGTGTTAGTTAGTTTGGATTCGCAGGGGGAGCGGTCGTTTAGCTTTAATCGGCAGAACACTGCTGACATGCTATACCGTGAAGCTGATTTTGATGCTATCGACTGGTCAAAAATTGATATTTTTCATCTTTGTTCTAATACCTTTACTGAAAAGGCTATTTTCAACGTCAGTCTTTATGGTGCTAAAAAAGCGCATAAGGAACAAGCTTTAGTCAGTTTTGATGTTAATTTACGCTTGTCATTATGGCAAGACACTCGGTTGTTATCAGCCCGTGTGGAGCAATGCTTTCGTTATACTCACGTGCTTAAAATGAGTAAAGAGGAGGCACTGTATTTGGCTCAGGAGCGTGGGGCATCATTTGACGAATATTTAGCATTCTGTATTGGACAAGGGGTGAGGTTAATTTTGGTCACCAATGGCCCAGAGTCCATTTTATGTCACAGCGCTGAATTTTCCTTTGAGTTGCCGGTGCCTAAAATTGTCGCCACAGATACTACAGCCGCCGGAGATAGTTTTGTTGCGGGGTTCTTATATGAACTTGGCAGTGATGAAGGATATTTAGCGCCAGAGCTTTTAGTGCAAAAATTGCTTAATCGAGTGAAGGTTCAAACTGCTGCTGAGTTTGCGATTAAGTGTGGTGCGATAACGTGTGCGAAAAAAGGCGCATTTCCTGCGTTGCCCGTTTGGTCACAAGTGCAATAA
- the gtfA gene encoding sucrose phosphorylase: MKNNVQLITYVDRIAHSDLKGLKQVLDTELHDLFGGVHLLPFYYPIDGSDAGFDPIDHAKVDERLGDWNDVKQIGQQYDIMADLIVNHMSAESTEFQDVLANGKNSVYWDLFLTKDSVFPDGLSAENQAKIYRPRPGSCFTTYKLADGTQAEFWTTFTSNQIDINVHTAAGQAHLNKVLTRFHESKVDLIRLDAAGYAIKKPGTSCFMIEESFEFVDELAKKANSLGMTTLAEIHSHYMTQLDIAKRVDMVYDFALPPLILHSLFSQDASALSHWLSIAPRNCVTVLDTHDGIGIIDAGPVGNKAGLLTAAEIDNLVNRIHSNSKGESLQATGAAASNVDLYQVNCTYYDALGQNDIDYLIARSVQFFAPGIPQVYYTGLLAVPNAMELLNQTQVGRDINRPYLQVSDIQTAMQKPVVKALCELITLRNKVDAFNGEFTMTNQANQLDLCWVHGDSSAKLSVNFASKEAHINIVEAQQSTHIVLTDLLAKHRG, encoded by the coding sequence ATGAAAAATAATGTTCAGCTGATCACTTACGTAGATCGTATAGCGCACTCAGACTTAAAAGGACTCAAACAGGTTCTCGACACAGAACTGCATGATCTCTTTGGTGGCGTACATCTGTTACCTTTTTATTATCCGATTGACGGCAGCGATGCTGGCTTTGACCCTATAGACCATGCAAAAGTAGATGAACGTCTTGGTGATTGGAATGACGTAAAGCAGATTGGCCAACAATACGACATCATGGCCGACTTAATCGTTAACCACATGTCTGCAGAGTCTACCGAGTTTCAAGACGTGCTTGCCAACGGCAAAAACTCTGTTTATTGGGATTTATTTTTAACCAAAGATAGTGTATTTCCAGACGGTTTAAGCGCAGAAAACCAAGCTAAAATTTATCGCCCACGTCCGGGGAGTTGTTTCACCACCTATAAACTCGCGGACGGTACACAAGCCGAGTTTTGGACGACTTTTACCTCAAATCAAATTGATATTAATGTGCATACCGCTGCAGGTCAGGCACATTTAAACAAGGTGCTAACGCGTTTTCATGAAAGCAAAGTCGATCTTATTCGTCTTGACGCTGCGGGTTATGCGATTAAAAAACCAGGCACTAGCTGTTTTATGATTGAAGAATCATTTGAATTTGTCGATGAGTTAGCCAAAAAAGCCAACAGCCTAGGCATGACCACCCTTGCCGAAATTCACTCGCATTACATGACCCAGCTCGATATTGCTAAGCGCGTAGACATGGTGTACGACTTTGCGCTGCCGCCATTGATTCTCCACAGCTTATTTAGCCAAGATGCCAGTGCATTAAGCCATTGGCTATCCATTGCCCCACGTAATTGTGTCACGGTATTAGATACTCATGACGGCATTGGCATTATCGACGCTGGCCCGGTCGGCAATAAAGCAGGTTTATTAACAGCTGCAGAAATTGATAACTTAGTTAATCGCATCCATAGCAATAGCAAAGGTGAAAGCCTGCAAGCAACGGGCGCAGCAGCCAGCAATGTCGACCTATACCAAGTTAATTGCACCTACTACGATGCACTTGGCCAAAATGACATTGATTATTTAATCGCTCGAAGCGTGCAGTTTTTTGCTCCCGGTATACCGCAGGTGTATTACACCGGTTTACTGGCAGTGCCTAATGCCATGGAGTTACTGAATCAAACTCAGGTAGGTCGCGACATTAACCGCCCTTATCTACAGGTAAGCGACATTCAAACAGCCATGCAAAAACCGGTTGTTAAAGCGCTATGTGAGCTGATCACTCTACGCAATAAAGTCGATGCCTTTAATGGTGAGTTCACCATGACAAACCAGGCTAATCAGTTAGATCTTTGTTGGGTGCATGGCGACAGTTCAGCCAAGTTAAGCGTTAATTTTGCCAGCAAAGAAGCCCATATCAACATCGTTGAAGCCCAGCAATCGACTCACATTGTACTGACTGATTTACTGGCTAAACACCGCGGATAA
- a CDS encoding MFS transporter, whose translation MANHMNDNENSGNTRIRILTYLMFFMFAMTSDAVGVIIPELINTFDLSMSQASAFHYMPMLFIALSGLFLGFLADKLGRKITILIGLMLFALASFMFALGESFYYFLCLLALVGIAIGVFKTGALGLIGDISTNSKQHSSTMNTVEGYFGVGAMVGPAIVSYLLITGVSWKYLYFGAGVFCLILCWLAYKAEYPQLKRSSTQDINLASTFSMMRNPYALGYSLAIGLYVATEVAIYVWMPTLLLNYEGELALIATYALTIFFTLRALGRFLGGWILNRYSWQQVMFWFSLAISLCYLGAMMYGISAAVILLPLSGLFMSMMYPTLNSKGISCFPVDQHGSVAGVILFFTALSAALGPLLMGVVGDIFGHVKYGFYLATGFAFMLCLLAAYNLLRDPSGHLLTADAK comes from the coding sequence ATGGCTAACCATATGAATGATAATGAGAATAGTGGTAACACTAGGATAAGGATACTAACATATTTAATGTTTTTTATGTTCGCGATGACTTCTGATGCGGTGGGAGTGATTATTCCTGAGCTGATTAACACATTTGACTTATCGATGTCACAAGCGAGCGCATTTCATTACATGCCAATGCTTTTTATTGCATTAAGTGGGCTGTTTTTAGGCTTTCTTGCAGATAAGTTAGGCCGAAAAATAACAATTTTAATTGGTTTAATGTTGTTTGCGCTAGCCAGTTTTATGTTCGCTTTAGGTGAGTCATTTTATTATTTTCTATGTTTGTTGGCGTTAGTCGGTATTGCTATTGGGGTGTTCAAAACGGGTGCGCTAGGATTAATTGGTGATATTTCAACTAACTCGAAACAACACTCAAGCACCATGAACACCGTCGAAGGCTATTTCGGTGTGGGTGCTATGGTCGGTCCGGCGATTGTCAGTTATTTATTGATAACAGGCGTGTCGTGGAAATATCTGTATTTTGGCGCTGGGGTGTTTTGTTTAATATTATGTTGGTTAGCTTATAAAGCTGAATACCCGCAACTTAAGCGCTCATCTACTCAAGATATTAATCTAGCCAGTACGTTTAGCATGATGAGAAACCCTTATGCATTGGGCTACTCTTTAGCGATTGGGCTTTATGTTGCTACTGAAGTGGCCATTTATGTATGGATGCCGACGCTATTACTCAACTATGAAGGTGAGTTGGCATTAATCGCGACGTATGCACTAACAATCTTTTTCACATTACGGGCACTGGGACGTTTCTTAGGTGGCTGGATCCTCAATCGATACAGTTGGCAGCAAGTGATGTTTTGGTTCAGCCTAGCAATTAGCCTATGTTATTTAGGTGCAATGATGTATGGCATTTCTGCGGCGGTTATTTTATTGCCTTTATCAGGCTTGTTTATGTCAATGATGTATCCAACATTAAACTCTAAAGGGATCAGTTGTTTCCCTGTTGACCAGCACGGTTCGGTTGCTGGGGTTATTTTATTCTTTACTGCGCTTTCTGCTGCATTAGGTCCATTGTTGATGGGAGTGGTAGGCGACATATTTGGTCATGTTAAATACGGGTTTTATTTAGCAACTGGCTTTGCATTTATGTTGTGCTTATTGGCAGCCTACAATCTACTTCGTGATCCGTCAGGACATTTGTTGACCGCTGACGCTAAATAA